DNA sequence from the Parambassis ranga chromosome 1, fParRan2.1, whole genome shotgun sequence genome:
TGCTGACTCTTAGCAATGAAGAGAAAGTGGAACTCAATAATGTTTACTTCCAGTTTTCCTTTGAGTCATTTAATGTTGCTGCTAATATTGGTCAAAGGTTTTCATAAGGACTTACATAATATGTTATatgtccctctctccatccagaATATCCATGAGCTCCGATTTCCCATACTACAGTTTCAGGATGCCAAATATAGGGTTCCAGAACCTTCCCCTTAATATCTACATTGTGGTGTTTGGGACAGCCATCTTTGTCTTTATCCTCAGCCTCCTGTTCTGCTGCTACTTAATAAGGTAAGAGCCACCTGCCCTTTAGTTTTGGATTAGAATAATTTTACATTGTGCATGATGATGCTTTGCCATGTATGTAGATTTGTAGCAAAAAGTGTCATACAGGGTTTTCTTCAGCTTGGGTACAACAAACAATCAACTGCACATATCAAATTTACAAAATCCAGAATGGcaacataaatatttttttctctttaaagtaACACATCTTTAGGCTGGCAAGCTTCACATGTTAAGgccacacacacctccacagatTAAAACACCATACCCTGAATGGCACTTTTCACAACTGGTGGCCTTTAGGTGGGTTTTGCTTTGCCAGAAGTTTTTTCTCAAATGGGCGAAAATGTTTCAACAGCACAGTTTAGAGAAGGTATCACTGATATACAATTGGTGACATAATTATTTGAATAGATAGGGAGAAACAGTATGCTGAGATCCAAAGTTGCTTGTCTACATTATGATCATGGCACTTGGCATCAAAGAAGTCAGTACATTTTAATGGCCTTTCCGTcctatgtgcctgtgtgtacatgcagatAGATTTAAATCTATTGCTGGTAACTATTCATAGTCATCTTGTTAAAGCTCCTCTTGTGCTCTGAGTCTTGAGTCTACTCCATTAATTATTTCTCATAAAGAAAAAAGGACATGAACTAAGTACAATACATGGTTACTTGTTATTCACTTGCCCCTCTTTATCCTCTTCTGCCCCACTGGTCTAATGAAATTGACCTGGTTGCTGTTGCTGCAGGGTTTTTACtcctggcagcagcacagccttacagaaatAACGACCAGTACTTTTATCTAAGACAGTGAGAAGCAGCAGttccccccccaaaaaaattcTCCCTCCGCCATCCTGTCATATCCTATCTTGCAGGGCCAATGGTAAGTAGATTACCTACTCCTGTGTTCCTACAAATCATCATCTAAATGTGAAGAGACACTTTGATGCAGTACCATGATTCAGTATCCAAAATCAAGGTTTCCAGGCTTAGTTACTAAAGACAAAAGAGCAATTTTGCTCGGTAAAAAAGGCTTCTAAAGATGCAGTCTCCCATAACACTATCCCCAAACGAGTTAAAGTATATGCACCTTCACATGTGAATAATATACTGTTCAATGTTTCCCTCCTGAAATGTTATATTCTTATTATGTTGGTGTTGTATGCAAAATAGGAAGTTGCATGACAGCTGCCCTTAAAGCAAAGTTATGCCTCAAGAGGTTAAAACTATTGGTTGCTTTTGTTTTCAATGACAAGGGAATGACATTACATGTTAGAGATGAAATGTGACATTCCACCAGTGTCAAACATGAACACATATGTTGACACAAGGCAGGCGCTCACAGAAACTGCCTCTGACACTGAGTCTCCAGTCCACACACATGTTTGAAATGTACAGTACCAACACAGACTGTTGGTGTTAGGTATTATGTAAAGAAAAGTTAAAGGAGCGTTTGAGTACTATAATAATATTAAGGTCATGCATGTACAATGTGAAACAAAGAGAGCAGATAACTATCTATGAGGTGGTTGTCACTGCAGTTTAAAATATTCATTAAGTGGACATGAATGTTCAACATTTTCAACTCTTAATGATACTGACTGCAGTGAAATTCTGCTAATTATAGATTCAAAGGGAATGGTCACATGTTACTCTCTTTATTCACATTTACATTGTACTTAAGGACCATTGAGCAACCAATGACCCACTCACCATTGTCCTTGTCCTCTACCCTTGGGAGTCCCTGCACCTTTACCTGCTGACCTCTTTCAAAATGTCAGTTTCTCTCCTAGACTGTGCTGCTTGTTTTACAGATCCCTCTCACTCTGCTGCGAGAGGTTAAGGTTACTTGTAATGGAGGTAAATCTTACAAACCTATGAATTTATCTATCTTTGCTGCTcctttgttctttgtttctacatattttactctctctctttcagtacCTCTTCTTACCCATtgttctttctgttctctgactTCACTGAGATTTCTTTGCAACCTTGGTTGTAATTGTTGGTACTCTCCTTTTAACTTTGAGTTTTGCAAGCCTTTTTTAGAGTACCTCAACAACTGCAGTAAGGCTCTTAATGTCTGATCCACTGCATTTTGGTTGATGTTGTGACTTGATATTTTGTAcgttcagtgtttgttttgcctTTTAAAGAATGATAGCTATGTTAATATGTAACTTGGCTTAGTCTTGCTTTGAAATGAATTTTTAACAAAACTGGTTTTGGAGCCTCTACTTGTATGCTACTCCTCTGTAATTTGTTAATTCGGTTAATATTGATTCTGTCAACTGTCTCTTTGGTAAGACATTTGCCAGAGGCAGGACTCATGTAGAACACACAACCTTCACATTATTTCTTGAATGTTCGTCTTTTGTTCCGCATCTCTATGTGAGATACATACTTTATAAAATCTAAACCTGCTCTGTGTGAAATTATTATGTCATATGGATTGAAAACTGTTGTAGCAGTTGTAGCATTTTTGTGCCTCATTAATTCACTAAAATAACTTGGTATTGTTATGTTTAGTCACTTTTGTATGTTTCCAGGATGTATTGATAGTTTATCTGCCATATAGTCTAATAGAAAAAGCCCACCTGCTAATGGAAAAGATGTTTTGTCTCTATGTCTCCCCAGGTTACGGCACCAGGCACACAAAGAGCTATATGCTTACAAACAagtaagtacacacacagagttttaaGGTTGAGCATGTCAGCAGATGTAGGATACAGCCTGCAAAGCTTCTAAGAGAAAGTGATGAACAGAATAAACATGTCTGTTATGTTCTTCAATTATGTAATACCAGCAAGCTAAAACATGGCAAAATGTCAAAGTATTAGGCAtgggcatacacacacactcacactgacatgGCACTTACCACACAACATACATAGTCTCTGTAACATCTGCGGTTTATGTCCTTATGTATGTTCCTACCTGCTGgttaaaaacattgatgtgtcCAACTCCTCAGTGAGTTACATAAGACCATCAAGCGGCTGCGGCAcatgtgttttctgtaaacCAGCAGCCATTCTACAGAACATCTTATCCATGCTTTTTCCATCATGAATTCTTCCTTACATCCATTTATGTTTGAGGATTAGATGTGTTTCCTTAGGGTgttgtttgcattacagtgtgAACCTGACTAATCTTTccttatgtttttattatgccTTTCAGGTTATTCAGAAGGAAAAAGTAAAGGAGTTAAATTTGCATGAGGTAAGCACTTAGTTGCTTTGTTCATCTATTGTCAGTTGATTGTACTAAAACTCTCCAGACCCATCTTACTGTGCAGAATATTCTGTTGTTTACTAAATCCTTACAAGTGAACACTGTACTGTAATACCAGCCCAAAACCGCCACATATTCTATCAATAGTTTAGACACAAGTGCCGTTGTCCCTTCGTTGTACAAAAATAATATACAGGAACTTCAAAAATAATCCAAAAAGGAGCAATTTATGTATCATCATCAACAGAAGCATGGTTTCCAAATGGTCACATAAGGAGTGTATGTGTCTGGACATATTGGGATGTACAGTGGgaatttttgttttggtttggtaACATAAATTACGTACATATTGTTGAGGATCTGACCACCAGTATTTTTGCCTACAGGTCAGCTTAGCTGGACTACCAACTGCTTGTGAATGATTATCAATCACTTTGCAGTTGGGAAATATTATTCCCCCGTCAAGTGCGCTGTCCCTTTAACACTGCAGTGCAAATGAAATGTCAACAATAGCATCTTCATGTGTGCTTTGGCACTGGGCTGAACACAGTTTCTGGTTAGAAGTGCTGGAATTTCCCTGTGTCCCATCAGGCTTCAGGCATTTATTGTTTATGTTATTAGAAACTGAGAGAAGGCATCAGAAAGTGTCATGTAACAAAGTCTATGACAGAGTGAccaagctgtgtttgttttaggaCAATAATACAggcgtgcacaaacacacacacatacacttctgGGCGATGACCCAGTTTTTAAGGTCTCCCACACCAAAGGATCACCCTGGAGACATGTGTGTAGCCTGAATAGCATGAATTCATACATTTTAACAGAATGCATATGAGTGCTTCTGTATTAGGTATCACTATGTGAGTCAACTCATGTTAAGTTAAAGTGACGTGTAATGTGACCTGCTCTCCTAGATTAGTACTCTTTTTTTAGTGTGGTTATGACCCATGTCTCTAATTAACTGCACTGTATGTTGCAGggaaaaataaatactgtagaTGTCTCATGTAAAGTGTTTATGTCAGACACTGTACCATGATAGCAGCAATGCTGTGTGTCACTAATCCTATGATAAACATCAGAATGAATCACTGATGTTTTTTAAAGTATAAATTGAAGTGTCAGATTTGTTTGCTGGTTTTTGAGGTAGCTCTTTAAATAGGCCTGGTTCCTCTGAGGATTTCTGTCTGGGTGCGATTCCTGAATGACTCAGTAATGTTCCGATCAAGCCTCTGTAGGGAATGCTTGTGTTTAATTGCTCCAGATTGTTGTTTAAGTCGCTGGTAATATGTTTTGGATTGTTGCTATGCTGCAGGATTATTAGACTTCTAATTAGACTCCCCTCTGATGGCATTGCATGAGGGATAGACAATCTAAGCGTTTTGCAGTGGGatgttttccttgtgttttGAAACAGAGAGCTGTACTGAACTTAATAGACCAAAGTTATGTTTTACTGTGTATATTTGATCAAAGCAATCATATCAGCCATTGTGAAGTTAAGTGTAATCTGCTATTTTCACTTTGATAATGTAACTGGTTCCATGTTGACCATGTTTTGGTTTAGATAAGCCTGCTACAGCcataatattattaaaaattgGCAAGCTAATACCTTCTGTGAATATTTAGGCGTTGCTCTGTCAAACGTTTATTGCAGAGAGATATACTGTGTTACACTGAAAGAATACATGCACTACATCATCCAAAGTTGTTATCTTTCTGTCACTAGTAACCATTAATAATTCTGAATTCTGAAAAGTCCTGCAGAGTGCTATTGCAGGTATGGTTAGTGCTTTAAATAGTGATCACAAATTAGTgataaaaaaagtgtttgtcaTCCATCATTATAAGTAAATATCTTACAGACTGTGGGTGGGAATGGTATGTAGTGCAACCTGTGTCCAATCACTAAAGAGGAAGGGAGTGTGACATGCCTTTCTTAAATGATACCAGTTCTTTTGAGGATTATTATTATCCTTGGACATTATTTGTTTCACAAGCTCTTCTCCTAAATTGAGCTTTTTTTATTGACATTCATAAGTAATTCTTTTTCTGACTCCTGAAATCTACATGTCTTAAATAGACTAGATTAATACCCTTGTAATGCTCTTTTTCACAGGTCAAAtcaatgatgtgttttttttcttaaagttAAGTCCATGGCCAAGTTTACAGGATTAGTTTCTTCCAAATGTTGGCTGGCCAATTTTCACTGTGAGTGTGACACCACAGACAAGGCCCAGCAAAAAACAAGAACACTGATGTATTCACCACTAATAAAGAGAGAAAGGCAGACATCTTAACAGAGAATTATTCTGTGTCCCAGACTCCACAGGAGAGAAAGCTAAGAGCCCCCCTACTGTTCTTTTCAGCTGCAGTTGTCCATCCAGCACCCATAAAACTAAGTAAAAGAAAATCAGTGTGGCTGAAGGAGTAATAGTTGCACGTTCAGACAGCCAAATGGAGAGCACCAATTAAAAATGTTACCTCCTGGATGGATGAAGGTTTGTGACAGGAATACCAAGTGGACAAACAAGTGATGCATTTTAGAGGGTTTATGCCTGTTTATTACAATTAAAAATTTGTTTCCctgttatttttaatcattaagAAATTATGGAAAGAAAAGCTCTTAGAGTTAGCCGCTGTACTTGTGTAGCACTTGGTATTCATGCAGTGTACATGTGGACACAAAGGCGTGTTGGTTGTCCACTGTATGGATAAGTAGGATGACCTCCTGCACCACCATCCATGCAGGAAAGGAAAGAGTGCCCTGACAAGTATTCCCTGATTACAGAGCCTGCTGATGGTTAGGCGGACTGTGACAGAAAGATAACATGAAGCATCTCCAGTGATGTGCATGGCTTTTGTTTTAAAGAGGAGGCTGAGTTAGAAGTCAGAAATACCTCAGTTACTCTGAAAAAGAGACCTCAAACCAAAAGGTTTAGCTTTGGTTTCACTCTAGTTTTTCCTGTCTCAACATGCCCCCTGTTGTTCTTGCAAGATTTTGTGCTCTTCCAGTTAATGTTTCACTTTGAAaacgaaagctaaaaaaaacatttcaacaccTTCACACTGCTGACGTTTGTCTGAGGCACGGAGGAAAAAGAAACGTTGCCTATAAAAGGCAGCTTCTGGCCAGTAACTCAGCAAATCCCCAGAGTGAGTTAAGTCAACTTATATAACACCACATAGTATAGTAGGTCATTTACTGCTcattttgactgtttttttagtgttgcagctgttgtgttttttatgtttacttGACCTTCTGCTGTTTGGATAGTTTGTTCCCAATCTGCCAACAAAAGGCTCAGATTAAGAAACTatacaaaacacagcagagcgaTCAATAAAATCAAAGATGTTGTTTTGCTTCCCACGCAAAGTATCTGTCTAACTccacttctctctttcagataTGTGCAGTGTGCTTGGAGGAGTTCAAACAGAAAGATGAGTTGGGGATTTGTCCATGCAAACATGCCTTTCATAGAAAGTAAGTGTAAGGTtatgttgacacaaacacaagtacacacacagccaaggaCACATGGATCAGTACAAATTTCCTTAACAAAATAGACATTTCCATGTGTCCTTAGCTGCTCTTAGGCAGAATAATCCAACTTTAAAGTGAAGTCGCTACTCATCATTGCACAGGTTTGAAGACAGGaacttattatttatttttgtacatttggCTGAAATGAGTAtaagtggggggtgggggggggggggctccacAGGACATGATGGATTGCCTAAGCTAACTTTATCCCACACCTCCCCCCATGCCCTCCCATTTCTGCTGGGTTGTTTATATCAGCACGACACCTCCCTGGCCTACTTTTTCACCCTGTCACTGCGAGAGAGTAGCCATTCAAGTCATTATATAAACTGAATGTAGTGTGTGCGCGCACAAAACATGCTGTTTCTACACAGAAAACTTATTCAATAAGTTGTTTATTGCAAGATCAGCCTTTTTTACAGACGATGACAATAAAAAGGGGACAGTGCATATTGGTAAAAACAAAAGGATTCGTGACAAAGTATGTAAGGGTCTTTACTCTCTGGCTGTAAAAAGTTGAATCGCAGTGTGAGCAgctttctctgtgtcctcacaaAGGCACagtctggaaacacacacagctcaacacAGTTACTTTAATCAAACATGCAAAATGcagcaaacttttttttatttttttttttagatactgtattaatcccagagggaaattctttacggctgctgccaagcagtgtcatacaatgactagcaaggcgcaccacaggctagggtgaagtgtcttgcccaagaacacacaacagtgactagggaagagttgggatcgaaccaccaaccttctggttactagacaaccctgctataccactgcgctcTTTCACTTGTTTACAGTATATTTTACCTCTACGCACATTTCCTTATGAATATCCACAATGTAGGCAAAGGGACATGTTTGTAGTACTGGAGGTTTCTGGCACCTCTTTAAACTCTGAGAAGTATTGAGCAGTGATATTTTAGATATTTTATCACTCCAGTCATATACTGTATCTCTGTCTCCCTTTGTTTCTTCCTCCTAGGTGCCTAATTAAGTGGTTGGAGGTGAGAAAAGTGTGCCCGCTGTGCAACATGCCCGTCTTGGAGCTTGCTCAGCAGGCCAGCAGCACGGATGCATCTGTGCCAGTACAGCAGCCTTTGCCCGGCATCGAGAACCTAGTGTAGCAGACAgaatcatcttctctctctcacagtaaactacacacacaaaaacacatcctCAACACCTGTACAGGTACACTTTGGTATGAGTCTGTGGATAGACTGGAGAAACTGAGTCATTGTGCAGAGTTTTGAGTCTGCAGCCATCGTCACCTCTTCACAGAAGGATTTCCTGGTTTCAGCTCTGACTGATCATCAACTGTTTGCATATTGTTTTGCTTTTCACGGACAATGAAGAATTGATCTTGAAGAAGTTTCCTTCTTGAGTGAGAGAACTTTTTTCACAACCAAAGCACTTGTCTGGGGACACCAGCGAAAGaccaggaggaaaaaaaaaatacaaaagccAAGAACTACAGTACACTAAAATATCATTTTTGTTAACAAGCACTTTATCAGAAGTCAAACCTTAATTGCTTGTGGATCTTGATCCCAAGgtcatgttttatattttaacttttatttctgtgtacagTACAAAGCAATGtgggtttttattttgaattggaaaaacttaaaaaaaaaagaaacaacaaaatatcTTTCATATCTCAAAGGGAATTTTGTCAGGAAATTTGGACAACAGTTTagattgcacacacacacacaatattagACCTCGCGACTTTTTGTGTCTGACTAAATGTGAAAGGTTTGAATGTTTAaacttcagacaaaaaaacactgattacAGAAACCCTGTAGAAATTGTTCCATCATGTCCTGTTTGtcatcagtgtcactgtcaacAAATTGGACATTACTGGATAACACTTCCTTCATGCATCTAACACTAACACTTAACCAGGGTTGGTGTCTAAAACCTGATACTGTACAGCCGTTTTACAGAACAAACAGCAATGATGAGGCAAAACTCCGCTGCTGCATCATTTTATGATTGAAGCTGAGCTGTGTGAATGTTCCAGAGGCTTCCTTCAGGTTAACTGTTTTCCTAAACTAGCATCACATATCCTGCAGAAAATAAAGAGGTAGAAGAGATCTGAACATGTGCTGCACCCACACCTGCAGATATTTCTGATTCTACCCACGAAGagtatttctatttatttattatttattatcattTCTTGGTACAGCTGCACAGGATGAGTTGGTGTATTGGCACCTGCATCACACGTACTGCCCTCAGCATATCATCAGCATATCTTTTGGTTCACACATGCAGCCTCTCTCAGCCGGCTGCCCTAGAGTCAGCAGGTTGTAATGAAACAGCATTttctttcatacacacacacacatacagggaaGTGGAGCTTTTTGGCTGCCGTGTTCTGGTGCTTtcgcccctctctctctctcttgtctgtctctctttctgtatgGTACAGGGTGCTTTTGTTTGGTGCCACACATATGTTAACTCTGAGCCCGGCCTTTCTATCCTCACTTGTTAGCCTTGTTAAGGGAGTTTGCAGTGGAGAAATGAGCTGTCAAAAAGTTGTTTTCACAGTGATAGACTGTTAAAATGGTCTTTTAACTGTGCTGTTTATTGTCAGAAAATCATCATACAAAGTCTTTAAAGGCACgatctgtcagtgtttgtgtaactACTCTTCCTGCCATCATGGAGAGCCAAATTTCTTTAAATTTCTTTAAATTCTTTAAATGTGAGTAACATTTCAGAACACTGAAAAGTGAACAAGCAACTGCATAAGTTGATTTGTGAAGAACGATAACAAAATTCCATCAGTAACTCAGTTTTCTATTGGCTTTAAACGAAATTCGGTTTGTGCCTTCATCAGCTTTCAGTCAGATTTTACCTCTCAGCACTGTGCGGGGCTGAGCGGCACACATCTCATCACATGTCACTATGCCTTTCACCTTCTGCAGCTGAAAGGCATTGTTACTGTGTGGCGTGAATGTTTCTGTTGAATGTCTGCCCACACACCACTGTGACAACCTTTGTGGTGGTGAGGTCAGAATAATGCAGCGAGGTGAAAATGTCAGCTGCTGGATGAGAATAAAAGCAGGTTGGTTATCCCCCCCAGTGAGGTTCAGGCCAATTAGATGAGTGCAACATTTAGTTGAGGAAGCTCAGATTCAAATAAACATATTGTCTATGTTAGCCTTATTCGAACAAAAAAACTGCCA
Encoded proteins:
- the rnf24 gene encoding RING finger protein 24 isoform X1, with protein sequence MSIFRGLCSRSIQTSLLLIMKAPLGISMSSDFPYYSFRMPNIGFQNLPLNIYIVVFGTAIFVFILSLLFCCYLIRLRHQAHKELYAYKQVIQKEKVKELNLHEICAVCLEEFKQKDELGICPCKHAFHRKCLIKWLEVRKVCPLCNMPVLELAQQASSTDASVPVQQPLPGIENLV
- the rnf24 gene encoding RING finger protein 24 isoform X2; protein product: MSSDFPYYSFRMPNIGFQNLPLNIYIVVFGTAIFVFILSLLFCCYLIRLRHQAHKELYAYKQVIQKEKVKELNLHEICAVCLEEFKQKDELGICPCKHAFHRKCLIKWLEVRKVCPLCNMPVLELAQQASSTDASVPVQQPLPGIENLV